GGCCTCTCGCCGTGAAGAAGCGGCAAAAAAGGGTGTGCCGCCGCAACTTATAGAGGACATCCTACGCCGCACTATGCGAGAGTCTTACGCCAGTGAAAAGGACTCAGGCTTCAAGTGCCTCAACCCAGAATTGCGCTCGGTTGTGATTGTTGGTGGTAAAGGACAGTTGGGTGGCTTGTTTGGTCGTATGTTTACCTTGTCTGGCTATCAAGTAAAAGTACTTGGCAGCCAAGATTGGGATCGCGCCGACGAGATCTTAGACAATGCCGGTCTAGTGGTAGTGACGGTGCCCATTCACCTAACAGAAGGGGTGATTGAGAAGCTTGGTAACCTGCCAGAAGATTGCATTTTGTGTGATTTAACGTCAGTTAAGTCTAAGCCACTCAATGCCATGCTTAACGTGCACCAAGGTCCTGTTGTAGGTCTGCACCCAATGTTTGGTCCAGACGTTCCAAGTCTTGCTAAGCAGGTTATTGTTTACTGTGATGGTAGACAAGACACAGAGTACCAATGGCTGCTTGAGCAGTTTAAAATTTGGGGCGCAAGTCTATGCCAGATCTCTGCTGAGCAGCACGACAAAGGCATGACGCTTATCCAGGCACTACGTCACTTCACCTCGTTCGCATACGGCCGTCACCTAAGCCAGCAGAACCCAGATCTTGATACTTTGGTGAAACTAAGTTCACCTATCTACCGCCTTGAGCTTGCTATGGTCGGCAGACTGTTTGCTCAAGATCCAACGCTTTACGGTGATATTATTATGTCGTCGGATGAAAACATTGAGATGATTAAGTGTTTCCACA
The Vibrio sp. CB1-14 DNA segment above includes these coding regions:
- the tyrA gene encoding bifunctional chorismate mutase/prephenate dehydrogenase, with product MAAELNALRDQIDDVDKQMLELLAKRLSLVEQVGEVKSRHGLPIYAPDREAAMLASRREEAAKKGVPPQLIEDILRRTMRESYASEKDSGFKCLNPELRSVVIVGGKGQLGGLFGRMFTLSGYQVKVLGSQDWDRADEILDNAGLVVVTVPIHLTEGVIEKLGNLPEDCILCDLTSVKSKPLNAMLNVHQGPVVGLHPMFGPDVPSLAKQVIVYCDGRQDTEYQWLLEQFKIWGASLCQISAEQHDKGMTLIQALRHFTSFAYGRHLSQQNPDLDTLVKLSSPIYRLELAMVGRLFAQDPTLYGDIIMSSDENIEMIKCFHKQFGEALALLDSKDKAQFVTEFNEVSDWFGDYSQQFMSESQNLLKQANDAIHRG